The following is a genomic window from Paenibacillus thiaminolyticus.
AGTAACAGGATTCTTATCAACGCCTACTGTAACCACCTCTAAAGGCGCTAATTCCTTTTTGAAATACCTTCCCGAGTTGAGTTCCGCATTTAAATAACCTACCTCCCAGTCTGACATCGTATCAAATACATAAAGATACACTTTTTTTGTATGCAAGACACACACTCCTTTTGTAATGGATCAATCGATATACCCTAATATAAAAAAACTTTACTGACATCCTCCGTCAGTAAAGTTCATCAAGCTTGATAATAATCAATTAACTCATAAAGAACTTCAATAAGCTTTTGCTTCAAACTTAGTGGTTCAAGTACTTGAATAGATTTGCCGTAAGGTAAAAGTAAATACGGTACATACGTATGCATTGCTTCTTCTTCTAGTAGAAATATCGCTTTCTTTGAAGTCCGTTCTTTGAAATGATGCCCTAAAAACCAATGCTGGCATAAGTTATCCAACGCACTTGTCGTACCACCAACAACGAAAGGCATAAGTACTTGCTTATCTTCTACTTCGGGTAGCAGGCTTTTCATAAAAAATTCACCTGCCGAAAAAGGCTTTGGACGATTGAAGGTAATTTCTGTTTGCATAATACTGATAATTCGCCCTACTCTAAAACTGCGGATTTCATTCCTTAAATGACAAAATGCAGTGACATACCAGTTATTATTCCAATAAATGATTCCATATGGATCAACAATCCTGCGCTTGGGTTCCTCTTCACGACTTGTATGGTATTCAATTTCTACAGATGATTCGTTTACAATACCTTGCTCCAATTTCTTCAATATTGGCTCCATAGATGATTTTCCAGTTGGACTTATGACTTCAAGCCCATTTACATGTTGCTCGATCATTCTTTCCTGCTCTTGATTGGAATACATGGTTAGCTTTGATGTTGCTCGGTTTAATGCCTCCCCTAAAAAATATCCAGCTTCTTGGGCAAAAACAGCAGCATGCAGTAATGCGGTTTTCTCGTCAATATCAAAAAGAAGAGGACTTTTAATAAAATTATTCAACAGGGTATACCCACCATGATGACCTGTGTCCGATATAATCGGCACACCACTGGCAGAAAGTGCATCAATATAACGGTAAACCGTCCTTATATTCATCTCTAACTTTTCAGATATTTGTTTTGCAGTAATTTTCCTGCCTGAATTCAACATCCATAGAATCGCCATCATATTGTCAATTTTAGACATAATACTTTACCTCATTATTCCGCTCTATACGAACGTATTCAATCGAAATAAATTTATTTTGCTTAACACAGTTTGATTCCGCCAACCACCAACCACATAAAATTAAAACCGCTTATGTTTGCGGCGTTGATCCTCCCTTCCACTTCTCCTTCAATGCTGTCAAATCCTCTACGAAGAACCTTAGTAAATTAGGTCTCCTTCTTACGGCAAGCGGGTGATAGGTAAAGCTGATCGGGATACCCTGAAACTCATACCAGCTCCCTCGCAATTCCTTGACACTGGCATTCTCCTTCTGTGGGAAGACTGCTTCCGCCACGACATTCCCAAATCCAAATAATATCACCGGCTGCTTCTGAAGGATCTGTAACTGTAGATGGGGGAGACATGCTGCTCTGGCCTGCGGCTTATTGTAAGCACGCATCGGCCGGCATTTCAGCAAATAGGTGACATAAACCGAGTTCGTATCTATACCCGCTTCCCTCATGCCGAGTTGGAGTGTTTCCCGGGTGCCGCACAAAAACGAACTTCCTTGCCGATCCTCACGGGCTCCCGGATTATCCAGGATCATCATCAGCTTGGCTTTCGGATTTCCTTCACCCCAGATGACACGAGTCCGTTGCTTAGATAGCTCGCAAAGCTCACAATGCTGAATACCTTCGGGCGCTTGTTCTTCAGGCAAGATTACAAAGGGATGATCCATTTCCGTGTCACGCAGCTCCTTCCTTTCTTTTGTACGCAATGATTTCATTATGCCCACCCAAAGCAAAAATTTGCCTTTATTTATGAGGCGGTTCACCGTAACGTCTGAAATGGCGAAAAAAAGAGACTGTTATTTATACAGCCTCAGTGATGTGGTGGTACGTGTAAAAACCATATCAAAAATTAATGTTTACTAGACTTAATGATAATACGCCACCTTACTGTCAGTACAATCATAAGAATTGCGATAAATCTTCTTCGACAGTCATGTATTTCCTGGGTGGGAGATAAATACAATCAATACGTTTTCTCCAGAACCCATTCCTGCCATGGTTAAGACCAGGTAAATTCCCCCTTGAGCCCATTTGTCTTTAACAACGGTTCAAGCCGCTCCTCCATGATTTTGCTGTTAGTTCCGCCGCCGAAGGATGGGGTATACCACTTAGGAACAATGAGTGATGGATAGGTTCTCCTATTAATAAATCCACTTTCCTTCATAAGTTTGTCAGGCGTGTCCACACGAGCAAAATCAATATATTCGGCATCGTGTTTCACTAGCAATTCCAAGAAGCCATCCAAACACCCACTTAGTGCATCATGAGCTCCAAAATAATCAACAATTCGAATACATGTAGCAGATTCGTTCGCCACAATAAAATGCCTACAATGTCAGACGCTTCATTGCAAACTTTGGTTGCTTGATAGTGGTAGAGGGGATGGTGAAAATACGATCCGTTTTCCAATACATGTTAATCAATGCGACTACATCGTTGATTCAATCGACGGGGCAAATTTCAAATGTATTCTATCCTCAAGTTAAGGCAAGTACCTTGTGAATTGTGATTGACTCATAGGTCCTTAACCCATATAATTGAGAATATCTTGAACAGTTGTAAATGAGCGGATCGCATCACCCGACAGAGGTTTCTTGCATTCTTCCTCCATTATTACGATTAAATACAAGTTTGCCAGGA
Proteins encoded in this region:
- a CDS encoding helix-turn-helix transcriptional regulator — translated: MSKIDNMMAILWMLNSGRKITAKQISEKLEMNIRTVYRYIDALSASGVPIISDTGHHGGYTLLNNFIKSPLLFDIDEKTALLHAAVFAQEAGYFLGEALNRATSKLTMYSNQEQERMIEQHVNGLEVISPTGKSSMEPILKKLEQGIVNESSVEIEYHTSREEEPKRRIVDPYGIIYWNNNWYVTAFCHLRNEIRSFRVGRIISIMQTEITFNRPKPFSAGEFFMKSLLPEVEDKQVLMPFVVGGTTSALDNLCQHWFLGHHFKERTSKKAIFLLEEEAMHTYVPYLLLPYGKSIQVLEPLSLKQKLIEVLYELIDYYQA
- a CDS encoding uracil-DNA glycosylase, with amino-acid sequence MKSLRTKERKELRDTEMDHPFVILPEEQAPEGIQHCELCELSKQRTRVIWGEGNPKAKLMMILDNPGAREDRQGSSFLCGTRETLQLGMREAGIDTNSVYVTYLLKCRPMRAYNKPQARAACLPHLQLQILQKQPVILFGFGNVVAEAVFPQKENASVKELRGSWYEFQGIPISFTYHPLAVRRRPNLLRFFVEDLTALKEKWKGGSTPQT